Below is a genomic region from candidate division KSB1 bacterium.
CAGGTCGATACATCATTAAGCGGGCTGGAGGGGTCAGGGTCAACGCATATGTCGGCCGTGGATAAATAACGAAACATATCGCGATCGGGAATAAAACCTGTAAACCAGACATAATCATCAATCTCCAGTTCATGTGCTAATGCTTTTGCATCCGGAAGCGAATCGCCAGATCCAATGATAACACAGTAAAAATCACTCCTGCCAATCTCGTAAACCAAACATCTTATTGCCCTAAGCAGATAGTCAACTCCGTCTTGCGGGTTAATCTCTCCTACATAACCAAGGATTTTCTTGTTCAACTTTTTTAGCTCTCCATCCGGCGGATGCAATTTTATCCTATCCAAATCAGGACCGTTCCTCACTATAAATACATCCTCCGGCTTTTTGTCACCTCTTTGCATCGCAATATTTTTGTAAGATTCATTCGTCGCGATCACCATGTTTGCGGACCGTAAGCACAGTTTTTCAACTCTAAGAAGACCACGATGGATAAAACCGTCATCTACTCCAAATCTTGACAAATACAATTCCGGAGACAAATCGTGATGATCAAAGACGAACTTCTTTCTAAAAAGCTTAAAAAAAGCCCCTACCAGAAAAAGGGTATCGGGAGGATTATGAATGTGAACAACATCGAACGATTCTTTTATAGCAATATAAAGACTCAATATGAGGCAAGCAGTTGTAAAGTAAAAATATTCGATTAGGTAACCCACAACTGATTTTGCAGTTTGATATAGTTTTAGGATACTGGAATCTCGTTTTTTACTGCTTTTCTGGAATAATTCTAATTTGGGGATTCTGTAGACGCCAACCTCATTTATTTTCTCCTTTGCTGGCTGCCCTTTCTTACGCAGCGAAATTATGGTAATCTTATAACCCGCTTTTGTTAGAGTAACCGCTTCATTTCTTACTCTTACATCTGCCGGGTAGTAATCTTCCACAAGCATTAAGATTTTACCAACATATTCCTTCATAGCAGCCATTTAATTCTTCTAAAGTTGTAAAAATTCTAATTAGATCTATTATCTTTGTGTTGCTGTTTATTCCGGCAACAGTCTCTTCATATTCTTTGCTCTTATTACCCACAACGATAACTTTTGAATTATTAATAACCTCTTGCACCGATTTTTTCATTAATGAGGAGATATGAGGAATTGCTTGCTCTATATATTTCTTGTTGGATCCAACAATTCTCGCTAAGGATACTTCTTTGTCATGAATGCTAATTTCATATCCCTTGCCAAGCAGTCTCTCAATTAGTTCAACCATAGGGCTTTCCCGCAGATCGTCAGTCCCTGGTTTAAAACTAAGTCCCAACACCCCTACTTTTTTCATTCCGGTTTTCTTAACCAATTTATAGGCTAATTCTATCTGATTATCGTTGCTCCTCAAAATCGATCTCATTACCGGAAGGTCTAGATCAAGTTCTTTTGCTTTATAAAGTAGTGCTCTTAAATCTTTGGGCAAACAAGAGCCTCCAAAAGCGTATCCCGGCTTTAGGTAATACGACGAAAGATTAAGTTTTGTATCCTGACAAAAGATGTCCATTACCTCGTGGCTGTCTATGTCAAGATTCTTGCATATGTTGCCAATTTCATTGGCAAAGGAGACCTTTAATGCGTGAAAAGTGTTACTAGTATACTTGATCATTTCCGCAACTTTGATGCTCGTCCTTATGATAGGAGCATTCAAATTTTCGAATATTCCTGCAATAACGTTTCCACTCTTCTTATCCAGTTCGCCGATGAGCGTAAACGGTGGATTATGATAATCATAAATGGATGTGCCCTCCCGCATAAATTCAGGGTTCATGCATACCCCAAAGTCTACGCCCGCCTTTTTCCTGGATTCCTTTTCAAGGATCGGAATCACAGTTTCATCTATTGTCCCCGGGAGAACCGTACTGCGGATATTTACAACATGATAGGTGTCTATTTCGCGCAGGTAATCACCGATTTGCTTCGCTACTTTTTTAATATTATCCAACTGCAAACTGCCATTTTCGTTACTCGGCGTGCCTACGCAAACTATAGAAATATCAGCAAGACCAATACTATTCACAGTTGCACTGAGCCTGTTTGAAGCGACTGCCTTTTTAATTGTTTCTTGCAGCTCTGGCTCTACAATCGGACTCCTGCCATTATTGATCATGTTTACTTTTAATTCGTCAACATCGATGCCCGCAACGTAATTGCCATTGCGTGCCAGGCAAGCGGCGGATACGCAACCTACATACCCCAGACCAAAGACGTTGATTTTCATCATTTATTCTCCTTAATGGCTTGTTGTTCTTAGGAAGTCTTTTTCTTTAATTCTCGAATAGAATTGAGCAACTTCCTTGGGCAATGCATTCCAATGCTGACCTTCATATTTGGTTTTAACGTATCTGAGCAAATCCGTATAGTATTGCACTGGAAATTCTTCCAGTCCCAGCTTTTCTCCGGCAAAGTTCATATAATCAGGATGTGTGTTCAAAAGTGCCATGCCGCCATTCTCAGCAATCCAATCTAATTTTTTCTTCCAAATATCGATGTTCTGTTCTTTCATAATTATTAACAATGCGTGATCCTGAGCTAAGGTGTAGGGGAGCTCGACATAACCGTTTTTTGTTCCATTTCTTGCCACCCAAAATGGAAAAATCGTATTCACACCATCAGACTGGGGTTCAAAGGGGTCCGTATCAAAAGTAGATGAGTCATATTTAATTTTCAGATTATGAATCCAATCGAGATTGTGATGCATGGATGGAGAACGAAAGCCTATCGCTTGCCACTCTTTTAGATATCGATTAATTCGAGATGCTCGCTCTCGAAAAATTTCTACAGAATCATAAAGTTTACCATCATGTTTCAATCCATGTACACCTACTTCAAATCCATTGCTGGTTATGTGATCACGTAGTTCAGACGAAACATGATATCGTTCAGGGACAAAATTAAAAGAGGATCTAAATCCCATTTGTGCCTCTAGCCTCATCAAAGGCATGCATTTGTCATGACCTTGCGCTGATTCCACGTCATGCGTCAAAACCAGGGCGAATTTCTTTTGGTTTGGCCAGCCGGCCCAGCCTTGGGGGGGCTTGTTAGCACTTTCATCTATTGGCCAAATATCTTTGTATAATGCTCGTTTTCGAAGAATTCTCTTTCTCCGCAATAGGATTTGTAACCGTCTTGGAATGATTGGCTTAATGGCATAAAATATTTGTGTTGTGATCAATACGTAGTCCGTCTTCTTTTTTTTTGTTATTTAAGCTGTGAATTAACTTCGGGTTGATTACAGATTTGGGACTTCCCAATCGACTTAAATTTCATATTATCGTTCCTAAGATTAGGAGATCACAAATGACGATGACATTGGCACTAATTCAAAGGCGCCAACAGATCTTTGGAGTTTTGTTATACTTTTAAGGATGGGGTTTGTGATTTAGCCAGGGAGTGTCTTTGAGAAAAAGACAAAGCATCGCAACAAGGACTACCCCGGCCGCAGTGCTTTAAAGTGATACCATAAACTCTGGAATGCTCTATATAATTGCAGCCTGCTTGATCGGTTTCTTAGTAAGCAAAAATATGTGTTTCCAAGTATTCTTATTTTCTTCCTTAATTGTAGAAAATCCATACTTTTCAAATAGTTGGTTTATGAGCGCTCGGTCCCTTCTAATCCTTCTGATCCCCCTTTGCCAATATTTTGGTAATGCAAAATCAGGAAGATTATTTTTGACTAAATACATCAATGTTTTAGGTCTCGTGTCAAATTGTAAATACACTAATCCGTCATCATAAAGACTTTCATGAATTTTGCAAATATAATCTTCGATAACGTCAAAATCCTCAATACACGGGAGTGTTTTTACGGAAAATATGAAATCGGCTTTGTGTTCATACCAAGGGGCGGTGGGTAGGAAACATTTCACTCCGTTTCTAACTCCATTTTTTTCAGCATTTTTCTCTAATAACTCCAACATTTTTTTGGAGATATCTACTCCTATACATTCATTAAAATAAGAACCCATTGGAATTAGACACCTTCCGGCTCCGCATCCGATCTCAATAACAGTATTATGGTTATGCAAGAAATCTTTTACTTCAAAAAATATCTCTTTTGCCTGCCTTATTCCGGTCTCCCAAAATTCATCGATGGTGCCATTAAAGGGCGCCAACAAGTACCAATACGGATTAGCTTTGGCAAACGATTCCCACTTATTTTCCGTCACGATTTGGTCCTCGTTAATTTATTATCTTCCCCCAGGGTCCTATCAAAAGTTGCGATAACAGATAAGCCTGCCACGACTTTTGTATTGGATAAGACTTCAATTCGAATCGATAGCAAATTTGGTATAATTAAATCAACCTGAGACCCAAATCGAATCACACCAATCCTTTTCCCTCTCTGAATCTGCTCCCCTTCCTTAATATATGGGACGATCTTTCGAACCAATCGAGAGGCAATCTGAATGATCCCTACTTTGAAGTCTCCGTTATCAATTACCGTAAATACTCTCTCATTTTGAAAAGCAGCTTCTTTTTTCTTTAATGAAATGAACAAACCTTTAATGCGTTTCAGAAGGACAATCTTGCCCCCTATGGGAGCACGATTCACATGAACGTCCAAATAGTTCATCGCAATACCGATAAGATACCCACCGTTTGGAAGGACGTCCGCTTGAACAAAATCTCTCAAGGAGAATTTTTTTCCGTTTTTATCTGAAAAAGGGATTTCTCCCTCTTCTATTTTTTTGATATAAAGAATCTCTCCATCGGCAGGAGATAAAATCGCGTTGTCAATTTTAGGAGGTATTCTATCCGGATCTCTATAAAATCTCCAGAGAAGAAGTAGAATTGCAGTTGTGGTTATCAAGATAATTTCCATGACTGGTAATTGGAAAAAACTGAGACTATAGAATTTCGATATCCCATTAACAATGGCACCGCTAAATATTCCAATGACCAAGGCGGCAGGTAAGATGAACTTCTTATCAAGCTCCCATTTTTTCCCCAAGGTCACAAGAATGAGAAAGCTAAATACTGAACTGGAAGCGAAAATCATCCAAGTCATTTCTAAAATTCCCTCTTCATCCATAGGTATGGAAGCATCGCAAGTTCGGCAAAAAAGGGAAGAGGGTCATCAAACGAAAATACTGCAAATTCCTTTTTCCCTTTCATTGATCTCAGGTAATCACCTATTTTCATTCTTCCTTTGAGGATCTCGAGAAAAACCGTCGGAATATCGGTGGTTAACCGTACCCACTTCATGTGGTTGGAAGTGGGGTGAATATCTAATTCTTCTCCAATCATATTCTGATAAAGCAAGTAGGGGAGATCGACTCCAGCAGCGATGGCAAGGGTATGCCAGCCCCAAAACCTTGGATTTACTTCGATCAACTTGTATGTTCCATTTTGGGGGTCCTGCATAAATTCGACTTCTGCAATCCCATAGTAATCGATGAGACTCAAAAATTTTTCTGCAATTGTTTGTATTTCCGGTATGTCGACTAGCTCGGCAAATGTAGAGGCATGTCCGAAATCCATGGGGTGCTGACGTGCTCTTCTGGCCATAACACTCGCGACAACTTCACCTTCTTTGAAAAATGGGCAAAATGAATACAGACCATTGGGCCCCCCCGGGATGAACTCTTGCACCAAAACCTCTGAAGCATCAATGATAGAACTAACCTGTTGGTATGTTTTTATAAGTTCTTCTCTATCATTTATGCGAAAGGCTTTGGTTTTGACCTTGCTGTAAAAGTGATCCCTAATGGAGGGCTTAATCACCACAGGGAAGTGGAGGTCCAATTCGAGCAGTTCATCGTGATTCTGGGGATAGTAGGTTTCAGGTATAGGGATATCATGTTTCTTAGCTATTTGATAAGTCTTTTTCTTTTCATAAACATTTTGAATAATTTCCCATCCGGGTGTGGGAATTCTATAATACTCTTCCAAAATGTCCTTGAATTTGGACAGAATGAACACTGCTTCGTCGCTGTTTGGAAAAATCACCCACCCATTAATTCCTTCCTTTATTGCCAAATTAATGAGAAAACTAACATAAGAATCTGTGTCTGACGTTTTGGGAGATCTAAAGAATCTCTTTCCAAACCTTGAAAATCTGCCGATACAATAGTCGCTGTCCAACAGAACAGTTGGGATGCCTTTTTTCGCTAATGATCTAAGAATCCCAAGTCCCTGAAAATCTCCCCCAGTGATCACAGCGCCAATTTTTTCTCGCATTTTTTATTTCTCTGATACAAAATTAGATGATATTGTAGCTACTTTACAGATCACTATGGCTTTGGGTAATATAATATATGAAAAACCGAATAACCTGTTGTGAAAGTCATTTCATTCCCTATATTGTAAAGAGATTCGAACTCTTAAGTCATTAATATATTTAGGCTTGTCTAATTATCCTGAGCTCTTATTTTGAAACCTCTTTTTCTCAAAGATCATATCTGGATGGCGATTTCGGATTTCAATTGAAACACCATTTTTTTGAATTGACTCGCAAATTGCTTCAATAATAGTAACAACACGAAGCCCTGAATATCCATCGCTAATAGGAGTTTTTCTTTCCTGAATGCATTCAATAAAGTGTTCACATTCGGCTCTTAAAGGTTCTTTATCCTCAATTCGAGGGCTAAAAATATCACCATAACGATATGCGAATTGAAACTCGCCATAAGTGTCATATTGTGGAGGACTGTCAATCCCTTTGTCGAATATCTTGATTTTTTCATTGGGATGTGTATCGTCATAAACCAGCATTTTTTTTGTCCCCACTAGCGTCATCTTTCTAACTTTGTAAGGATCTAGCCAACTATGATGAAGAAAAGCGATTTCGCCATTGTCAAAATTAAGAGTCGCTGTTGCTACATCATCAATTCCCTTAAAAAAATGGGCTTTCCCTTGTCCGTTAACTCTAAGTGGCGTTTTCCCCAAAAGGTACAAAATAATCGAAATGTCGTGAGGGGCTAAATCCCAGACAACGTTAATATCCTGTTGAAAAAGACCCAAGTTCAGTCTTAAACAACTTATATATAATATTTCTCCGAGATCTTCATTCTGTAATATGCTTTTTATCTTATTTACAGCTGCGGTATATTCAAATGTGTGCCCTACCATCAATGTTCTATCCATCTCATTAGCAATCCTAATTAAATCTAAACAATGATCACTTGATAGCGCCAGAGGTTTTTCTACTAAGACATGTTTACTAGCTAATAAAAATTCTTTAGCTAACTTATAGTGAGTATGCACCGGTGTTGCAATGATGATTGAATCGATTGCTTCAGAATATAGAATATCTTTATAATCGACAGTTGTTTTAATCCCGGGAAAGAGTTGTTGCATCCTAGTGAGATTTTTTATTTCCAAATCACAACAGATATCAACCTTGCAACCTGGAATTGAATAAATATTGCGGATTAGATTTGGCCCCCAATATCCGCAACCAATAACTGCGATATTCATAATGTGCCTCCCAATTGGTTCAGGATTTTTTAATTCCTATTTTAAAGAGCGCCCTCTCGACTAATAACTGCCTTAAATGTTCGCAACAAAATTTTAAAATCCAGCCATAGGGACCAATTGTTAACATACTGAATATCTAATTTTACCATCTCATCAAATGTGGTTCTACTCCGCCCTTTAACCTGCCATAATCCCGTTATACCTGGTTTCACCTCTAACCTTTGCATTTGCCATTTATTATAATACTCAACTTCATAGGGAAGGGGTGGTCTTGGTCCTACTAGCCCCATATCGCCTTTAATAACATGAAATAATTGAGGTAATTCATCAAGGCTCCATGCCCTAAGAAATCTACCAAACCGTGTGACTCTTAAATCATTATCAAATTTGTATAAGGGTTTCAGTCTATTATTAAAATTCCTGCTTTGGGTTTCTCCCTTAATTAGCTTTTTTACAAACTCTCTATGAACCAAATCATCACAATTATGGACCATAGTTCTAAACTTTAGAAAAGTAAATACTTTTCCTCTATATCCTAAACGATGTTGGGTGAATAGCATTGGCCCGGAAGATGTAACTTTGATTCCGAGGGCAATTAAAACCATAAGAGGAAATAAGACTATGATACAAATAATAGCACAAAAAATATCAATTATTCGCTTAATTCTAAAAGCAAATAATTTCCAATTTCTGGTAATAACATTCACTCTTTTAAACTCAAAAACTTTTGGATTGAGTTGTAATTTAGACATTGATAGTTAATAATGAATTAATGTGACGGTTAATTTGCCATCAAAGGGACTGAAGTACTTCGGTAATAAACGGCACCCCATTTCAAATAAAGTTGATCCCCTGGAGTTTTGTTAGATCATTGGGTAATATCAACTCCTGTTTCTGGTTCCTTCAAATTGTCACTAAGAAAATGAATTCTTCACAATCTGCGATAAATTATCTCCTAAGTGATGCTTCTTTCTATTCAGTACGCCACCTAAAATATTTACATTGGCGTCTTCTAAGAGTTGTTTTGCATCTACTAAATCATGCCAACCTGTCTGTTCGGCTTGTATTATTAACACAACTCCATCGCAGAGTTTGCTAATTGTAATCCCTTCAGCATGGGTAAGTAGAGAGGGAATATCGATAAATACCAATTCGAATTGGTGTTTTATTTTTCCCAAAATAGATTTGAACATCTCGGTATTAATTTGACTTGTTGCTTTCCAGTCTTTTTGCCCGACGGTTAGTAATTTCAAACTAGAGGTTGAAATATTCCTTACTATAGAATTCAATGAGAGCTTGCCATCAGGGGACCAACATGGTTCGTCCATTAACAAATCGTAAAGTCCAAGTTCGGAAGAGACATTAAATATCTTGTGGAGAGATGGATTTGTGAATTGAGAATCGATTACTATTGTACCTTGTTTTTTTTGATCATTTTGTTCCTTAATTGTGCTCCTAAATTTATTTTTCAAACCCAAAGTCCTGTTATAATTACTTTGGCCTTCCGAGATCATTAAAGAAATTATGCTTAGCAGAGTAGATGTCCCTTCTTTTGGAACTGCACTGGTAAAACCGATGACTTGAAGTTTTTTATCTTTGGCTGAGGAAAGTATGTTTTCAACAATTCGCTTAATTTCATTTAGCATCCCAGATGGTATATTGTTCAAATGATTACTAGAGGTTCTTTTATTATTGCCGTTTTTTCTGAAGTTATCTATTTCAGAATTGATTGCGGTTGGAAGTTTTTGAGAATTTCTTTTTGAATTACTTTCAGCATTTTTTAAAGATGAACCATTTCCATTACTTGAAACTTTTTGAAAAATATGGCAATTTGAATTAGATTGCTCCCAGGGCAATAGTCGAGGATCTAATTTTCCTTCTTCTAGTGCCTTTTTTAAGGCTTTATGGACAAAGCTCACCAAACAAACCCTACATCTTCTGATTTTGAAAAAACATCTTCTCTATCTTCGTCATGTATTCTATTAATCATTTGTTCAGTAGATAATTGCATCCTCGAACCCCATACTTTTAATCATCCGGGAATTAATAATGTAAGAGTTTGTCAGATAACCCTCCAAAAGTGCGTGATCACATAGTATATTAATACAACGTGGAACACCTCCTGAAAGGAAGTGGATTTTATTAATAGAGTCTGTTTCAAATAATTCTGATCCATTTTGGCTTCCAGCTACTTTAAGTCGAAGATTGATATAACTTCTTGTTTCTTCAAGATTAAGTCGCTCTAGTCGAAATTTGAAACTAACCCTCTCTAGTAATTGGCGTAACTTCATATTGCTTAGTTTAACATCTAATTCTGGTTGACCAACTAATATTATTTGGAGGAATTTTTCTTGCTCAGCCTCAAAGTTTGATAATAATCGTATCTCTTCAAGAACATTTTCACCTAAATTTTGTGCTTCATCTAATATAAGGATAGATTTTTTTCCAGCTCTATGGTTCGATTCTAAATATTCATGAAGTTCGAAGGTCAATTCTACCTGGGATTTATTCTTAATATCAATTCCAAACTCTCTGCATATGATTTGAATTAAGGCTTTTGGGCTTAAAATTGTATGATTGATTTTGCATATCGATAGGTTTTTTGGCAAGCAATGTAACAATGCATTAATCAAGGTCGTTTTTCCAGTTCCCACATCACCGGTTAAAACCATATAGCCATGTTGCTGAGTAATCGCATAAATCATTTGAGAAAGTGCCTCCTTGTGCCAGTGACTGTAAAACAGATATCTTGGATCTGGCGATAAAGTAAAGGGTTTCTCCTTTATGCCATAAAAATCTAAGTACATGGGTTTATATCTTTAGTTGATTTTAACATTTGATTGTTGAAAGGTAGTTTTGAAAAATATAGCATGACTAAAAAATAACTAATTACAATTTACCCACTTCGTTATGCTCTTTTACAGACCCTAACACTTTTAACCCTGTAAATTTTTTAAGTTCTTGATCTGTACTAATGGAGTTACTAAAATATTCTACCAAAAACGCGATCCCGATTCCAGTTAATAAACCTAAAAAACTAGCCAAGGTTACATTAAGTTTTTTATTCGGGCTGATTGGATTCTTAGGCTCAATTGCAGGGTTAATGACCATGATCTTCACACCTTTTTGTGTTTTAGCTAAAGAAATTCTTGCTTCTTCGCGCTGTTTCAATAATATGGAATAGACTTCACGGTTCTCATCTATCCCGCGACTTAGTTGGGTTAGTTCGTATTCTTTTTGAGCGAACTGCTTAATTTTCTCGTTTATTTTATTAATTAGTTTTTGTAGTGCTTCCTCTTCAGCTTGAAGGGCTTGGATTGATGCTTCTTCTTGTTCAATGATATCTAGTACCTCTCTTTTTATGTGCTTCTTTGTAATAGCAATAATTTTTTCCAAATCAATTATCTCCCCATATGTAGGTTTGAATCTTTGTAATAATTGTTCTTTTTGAATTTTTTTATCTAAAAGTTCCCCTTTTAGTTTAGCAATATAAAGTTCCCGGCTGTTACCCTCACTCACTTCTGTAAATGGAATATTGATTTCTGAATCCATGGTCAATTGTTCTTTAATCACCTCGAGTTTTGCCTCTTTACCAATACGCTTTGTAAGGACAGCTGTCATGCTCTTTTCGTAATCTGATAATTTTAATAGTAGGATATCAACTTGTGTTTTGGGAGAAATCATTTCTTCACGACGCTTATAAGAAGCTTGACTTTGCTCCAATTCTCGCAAGGTTTTATCTGTTATTGTCATTTGTTCTTCGAAAAATTGATAAGTGTCAAACTCCTCATAGATTTCAGAACGATAGATTTGATAAGTTTCAATGACTTTATCAACGATTGGTGCAACTAATGATTGATCCTTGGATTTATAACTGACTTCTATAACGTTGCTATTCCTTGCATTCTCAACTTTCAAATTTACAAGAAAATTTTCTACTTCTTGTTCGAAAATCTCTTTTCTAGTTAATATTGAGCTAGTTTGGTCGATTTTCTCTAGTATTAAATCATTGACCACACGGGAAGCTATTGGATAACTTTTTATGATTTCAATTTCTGATTTTATCCAATCATAGGTTTCATAATTTCTAGGTAAATTCATACGAAAAAAAAACGCTTTGTCTGAATTATCTTTCCTTTCAATCAATATTTTTGATGAAGCTTTAAAAATTGGGGTTGTCATAAAACTAACAAAAGTTGCTGAAATTACAACTGAGAAAAACACTACAAGCACTATATTAAAACGCTTGCAAACTATCGTAATAAAGTTTAGTAATGATGCCGTTCTATCCTTAAAAACTCCATTATTATATTCATTAATTATCATCTTTGATATTATTTTCTATCATAGAATAATATTGCTCTAAGGTAAAGATCTAAAGGAGGTAGGAATCCCGTATATACTTGTCTCATAAAATCGGATATATTAGCAATAAACGTTTTTGGTACGAAAATAATATCCTTGGGCTGAATTAAAATATCGTTTTGTGTTACATCTGATCGGCTCTTAGCATGAACAGATTTATTTAAATCAACTTTATCAATTTTGATATCCTCGACTATGTTCTTGTCACTGCGCCTCAACACAATGACGCTACTCAATTCTGCAGAATCTTTGGGGCCGCCCGCAACCGCTAGTGCTTGCAAAACAGTCATGTCGCTTGTAATGGGATAACTACCTGGAGAGTTGACTTCTCCCAAAACATAAACTTGGTAGTTGCCAAACTGACGAACAATTACAGTTACATCCGGCTCAAGAACGAACTCTGAGTAAGTTTTGGTAATAATACTGTCTACTTGGGCAGGTGTCATACCCGAAACAAGTAGCTCTCCTACTTTCGGCAAGCTAATTCTACCATCG
It encodes:
- a CDS encoding polysaccharide biosynthesis/export family protein, with the translated sequence MSLKLIIVFRIISTFLCFNSIVFISCSVSPRVQNPQTSAIENPLLTAPLYIAGTIPEYKLGFGDVINIKFFRNTQFDETVIIRPDGRISLPKVGELLVSGMTPAQVDSIITKTYSEFVLEPDVTVIVRQFGNYQVYVLGEVNSPGSYPITSDMTVLQALAVAGGPKDSAELSSVIVLRRSDKNIVEDIKIDKVDLNKSVHAKSRSDVTQNDILIQPKDIIFVPKTFIANISDFMRQVYTGFLPPLDLYLRAILFYDRK
- a CDS encoding GumC family protein produces the protein MIINEYNNGVFKDRTASLLNFITIVCKRFNIVLVVFFSVVISATFVSFMTTPIFKASSKILIERKDNSDKAFFFRMNLPRNYETYDWIKSEIEIIKSYPIASRVVNDLILEKIDQTSSILTRKEIFEQEVENFLVNLKVENARNSNVIEVSYKSKDQSLVAPIVDKVIETYQIYRSEIYEEFDTYQFFEEQMTITDKTLRELEQSQASYKRREEMISPKTQVDILLLKLSDYEKSMTAVLTKRIGKEAKLEVIKEQLTMDSEINIPFTEVSEGNSRELYIAKLKGELLDKKIQKEQLLQRFKPTYGEIIDLEKIIAITKKHIKREVLDIIEQEEASIQALQAEEEALQKLINKINEKIKQFAQKEYELTQLSRGIDENREVYSILLKQREEARISLAKTQKGVKIMVINPAIEPKNPISPNKKLNVTLASFLGLLTGIGIAFLVEYFSNSISTDQELKKFTGLKVLGSVKEHNEVGKL